A single Caretta caretta isolate rCarCar2 chromosome 2, rCarCar1.hap1, whole genome shotgun sequence DNA region contains:
- the SLC35B3 gene encoding adenosine 3'-phospho 5'-phosphosulfate transporter 2 isoform X1 has product MDLKFNSSRKYISISVPSKSQAMSPHIKSVDDIIVLGMNLSKFNKPTQFFICVSGVFMFYLIYGYLQELIFSVEGFKPFGWYLTLVQFGFYSIFGLIELQLIQDKRRRIPGKTYMIIAFLTVGTMGLSNTSLGYLNYPTQVIFKCCKLIPVMIGGVFIQGKRYNIADVSAAMCMSLGLIWFTLADSTIAPNFNLTGVVLISLALCADAVIGNVQEKAMKLHNGSNSEMVLYSYSIGFVYILLGLTCSSGLSPAVTFCSKHPVQTYGYAFFFSLTGYFGISFVLALIKIFGALLAVTVTTGRKAMTIVLSFLFFAKPFTFQYVWSGLLVVLGIFLNVYSKNMDKIKLPSLRGLCNKTVEDRQTRTLSQTV; this is encoded by the exons ATGGATCTGAAATTCAACTCCTCAAGGAAATATATTTCGATCAGCGTACCTTCCAAATCGCAAGCCATGTCACCTCATATCAAATCAGTAGATGACATAATCGTTCTTGGCATGAATCTCAGCAAATTTAACAAACCCACTCagttttttatttgtgtttctggAGTTTTTATGTTTTATCTAATCTATGGATATTTACAG gaACTGATATTTTCAGTGGAGGGCTTTAAGCCCTTTGGTTGGTACCTTACTTTAGTGCAATTTGGGTTTTATTCCATTTTTGGACTAATAGAACTGCAGCTTATTCAGGATAAAAGGAGACG AATCCCAGGGAAAACCTACATGATAATAGCCTTTCTAACTGTAGGGACTATGGGTTTATCAAATACCTCCCTAGGATATCTGAATTATCCTACTCAAGTCATCTTTAAGTGCTGTAAACTGATTCCCGTTATGATAGGAGGAGTCTTTATACAAG GAAAACGTTATAATATTGCAGACGTGTCTGCTGCAATGTGTATGAGTCTTGGCCTAATATGGTTTACTTTAGCTGACAGCACAATCGCACCAAATTTCAACTTGACAG gtGTGGTCCTTATATCCCTTGCTCTCTGTGCAGATGCTGTTATAGGAAACGTGCAGGAAAAAGCTATGAAGTTGCACAATGGTTCCAATTCAGAAATG GTTCTGTATTCCTATTCAATAGGTTTTGTGTACATTTTATTGGGATTGACATGCAGTAGTGGATTAAGCCCTGCAGTAACATTTTGTTCAAAG cATCCAGTTCAGACCTATGGTTATGCATTCTTTTTTTCCCTGACTGGATATTTTGGAATATCCTTTGTTCTAGCGTTGATTAAAATCTTCGGTGCCCTTCTAGCTGTAACAG TAACAACAGGAAGAAAGGCAATGACCATTGtgctttcttttttgttctttgcaAAGCCATTCACATTCCA GTATGTGTGGTCAGGTTTATTAGTTGTCCTGGGTATATTTCTGAATGTTTACAGTAAAAATATGGATAAAATCAAGCTGCCTTCACTACGAGGTCTTTGCAACAAAACTgtggaagacagacagacaaggacgTTGTCACAAACTGTGTAG
- the SLC35B3 gene encoding adenosine 3'-phospho 5'-phosphosulfate transporter 2 isoform X5, producing MDLKFNSSRKYISISVPSKSQAMSPHIKSVDDIIVLGMNLSKFNKPTQFFICVSGVFMFYLIYGYLQELIFSVEGFKPFGWYLTLVQFGFYSIFGLIELQLIQDKRRRIPGKTYMIIAFLTVGTMGLSNTSLGYLNYPTQVIFKCCKLIPVMIGGVFIQGKRYNIADVSAAMCMSLGLIWFTLADSTIAPNFNLTGVVLISLALCADAVIGNVQEKAMKLHNGSNSEMVLYSYSIGFVYILLGLTCSSGLSPAVTFCSKHPVQTYGYAFFFSLTGYFGISFVLALIKIFGALLAVTG from the exons ATGGATCTGAAATTCAACTCCTCAAGGAAATATATTTCGATCAGCGTACCTTCCAAATCGCAAGCCATGTCACCTCATATCAAATCAGTAGATGACATAATCGTTCTTGGCATGAATCTCAGCAAATTTAACAAACCCACTCagttttttatttgtgtttctggAGTTTTTATGTTTTATCTAATCTATGGATATTTACAG gaACTGATATTTTCAGTGGAGGGCTTTAAGCCCTTTGGTTGGTACCTTACTTTAGTGCAATTTGGGTTTTATTCCATTTTTGGACTAATAGAACTGCAGCTTATTCAGGATAAAAGGAGACG AATCCCAGGGAAAACCTACATGATAATAGCCTTTCTAACTGTAGGGACTATGGGTTTATCAAATACCTCCCTAGGATATCTGAATTATCCTACTCAAGTCATCTTTAAGTGCTGTAAACTGATTCCCGTTATGATAGGAGGAGTCTTTATACAAG GAAAACGTTATAATATTGCAGACGTGTCTGCTGCAATGTGTATGAGTCTTGGCCTAATATGGTTTACTTTAGCTGACAGCACAATCGCACCAAATTTCAACTTGACAG gtGTGGTCCTTATATCCCTTGCTCTCTGTGCAGATGCTGTTATAGGAAACGTGCAGGAAAAAGCTATGAAGTTGCACAATGGTTCCAATTCAGAAATG GTTCTGTATTCCTATTCAATAGGTTTTGTGTACATTTTATTGGGATTGACATGCAGTAGTGGATTAAGCCCTGCAGTAACATTTTGTTCAAAG cATCCAGTTCAGACCTATGGTTATGCATTCTTTTTTTCCCTGACTGGATATTTTGGAATATCCTTTGTTCTAGCGTTGATTAAAATCTTCGGTGCCCTTCTAGCTGTAACAG